ATTGTATACTAACATGTCTTCTCTACGACTGGATAACCGCCATGACATGGCTGCAAACGACCATGCCAGACATCACATTAAGAGACAACAACAGTGGATACGAAGTGACCAAGTGAAAAATTGGAGCAGATCTCTGTTAAATCGATTGAAGAAACAAACTTATCCAAAAAGTACGTCGTCCAGACCAAAGTCGGATGTAATCAGTGGAAATTCCGACGAGTCTTTGCATACATCATCATCGTCTTCAGAGCAACAAAATGTACTTGACTATGAATATGATGAAGAGAAAAAAGGAGCtattgaaaaatgtatgaaatggATGAATGACTTGCCTATAAAGTTTTCAGGACTTCATATATTAGATCCAGCAACATCTTGAACTCGGTACATTTCTCATGAGGAAATGAGCggcaattttaacaaaatgaaatgcGATTGTATTTTGAAgtgcaattttgaaatatactCGAGACTTCCGAAGATTTTTTAAGTGGAACTAGACTGTTTCTAGTTTCATGAACAGTGTTCATAAGACGGTTGTTGCTTTACAAAATGATTGGGCTATGCAATGTTGAGTGCTACGCAGTTTTTAGAACAGCATATTTTGCAGACGCAACAGACAGTTCCTACCAAGAAACTGTGAAAGAACTTATACGACACTCATATAGACATTAATAAGTATAGAAGA
This Mytilus trossulus isolate FHL-02 chromosome 14, PNRI_Mtr1.1.1.hap1, whole genome shotgun sequence DNA region includes the following protein-coding sequences:
- the LOC134695960 gene encoding uncharacterized protein LOC134695960, whose amino-acid sequence is MSSLRLDNRHDMAANDHARHHIKRQQQWIRSDQVKNWSRSLLNRLKKQTYPKSTSSRPKSDVISGNSDESLHTSSSSSEQQNVLDYEYDEEKKGAIEKCMKWMNDLPIKFSGLHILDPATS